From the Lolium rigidum isolate FL_2022 chromosome 2, APGP_CSIRO_Lrig_0.1, whole genome shotgun sequence genome, one window contains:
- the LOC124688636 gene encoding mitogen-activated protein kinase kinase 5-like yields the protein MRPGGPPNGRPGLGPGQPQPQQQPGTPGRGRRRPDLTLLPLPQRDLTSLAVPLPLPPPPSSAPSSTSSSGSGSGPSSMGAPTPPNSAGSTPPAPPPLGELERVRRIGSGAGGTVWMVRHAPTGRAYALKVLYGHHDDAVRRQITREIAILRTAEHPAIVRCHGMYEQAGELQILLEYMDGGSLEGRRIATEAFLADVARQVLSGIAYLHRRHIVHRDIKPSNLLIDSARRVKIADFGVGRILNQTMDPCNSSVGTIAYMSPERINTDLNDGAYDGYAGDIWSFGLSILEFYLGRFPLGENLGKLGDWAALMVAICYSDSPAAPPTASPELRSFISCCLQKNPARRPSAAQLLQHKFIAGPQPQVLAPPPS from the coding sequence ATGCGACCGGGCGGCCCGCCCAACGGCAGGCCGGGGCTGGGTCCGGgtcagccgcagccgcagcagcAGCCGGGCACGCCGGGGCGCGGGCGACGCCGCCCGGATCTCacgctgctgccgctgccgcagCGCGACCTCACGTCGCTCGCCGTGCCGctgcccctgccgccgccgccgtcctccgcgccgtcctccacctcctcctccgggtccGGGTCCGGCCCCTCGTCCATGGGCGCGCCGACGCCGCCCAACTCGGCCGGCTCCACCccgccggccccgccgccgctGGGCGAGCTGGAGCGCGTGCGCCGCAtcgggagcggcgcgggcgggacGGTGTGGATGGTGCGGCACGCGCCCACGGGCCGGGCGTACGCGCTGAAGGTCCTCTACGGGCACCACGACGACGCCGTCCGGCGGCAGATCACGCGGGAGATCGCCATCCTGCGCACCGCCGAGCACCCGGCCATCGTGCGGTGCCACGGCATGTACGAGCAGGCGGGGGAGCTGCAGATCCTGCTGGAGTACATGGACGGCGGCTCGCTGGAGGGCCGCCGCATCGCGACCGAGGCGTTCCTCGCCGACGTGGCGCGGCAGGTGCTCTCCGGGATCGCGTACCTGCACCGCCGCCACATCGTGCACCGCGACATCAAGCCGTCCAACCTGCTCATCGACTCGGCCCGCCGCGTCAAGATCGCCGACTTCGGGGTGGGCCGCATCCTCAACCAGACCATGGACCCCTGCAACTCCTCCGTCGGCACCATCGCCTACATGAGCCCCGAGCGCATCAACACGGACCTCAACGACGGCGCATACGACGGCTACGCCGGCGACATCTGGAGCTTCGGCCTCAGCATCCTCGAGTTCTACCTCGGCAGGTTCCCGCTCGGGGAGAACCTGGGGAAGCTCGGCGACTGGGCTGCCCTCATGGTCGCCATCTGCTACTCCGActcgcccgccgcgccgcccaccGCGTCCCCGGAGCTCAGGAGCTTCATCAGCTGCTGCCTGCAGAAGAACCCGGCCAGGCGCCCGTCCGCCGCGCAGCTGCTGCAGCACAAGTTCATCGCCGGCCCGCAGCCGCAGGTCCTCGCCCCTCCCCCGTCGTGA